The window TGGGCCGTGCCCGCCTCCACCCGCCAGTGCCTGCGCTCGGGCGCCTGGGACTCACGCGCCGGTGTCCAGTCCATGCGCAGCGTGACCCAGTGTTCGAGGATCCTGCGCACTCCGTACACCCTGCCGTTCCACACGAACCGGGCCGGGCGCCCCTCGTCCTCGACGACGGTCACCTCCGCCCCGTAGTACCGTCCCACGACACTTCCCCTCAGCATCATCCGCCTCCTGTCAGTCCCGGCACACGCCACCGGGACACCCATCCGTGGGGAAGACGCGGCCAGGTGTTCGAACGTGTGTTCTAATCCTAGCGAAAACCGGTGCCTCCGGGGAACCGTTTCGGCGCGAGGGGC is drawn from Nocardiopsis dassonvillei subsp. dassonvillei DSM 43111 and contains these coding sequences:
- a CDS encoding DUF6504 family protein, whose translation is MMLRGSVVGRYYGAEVTVVEDEGRPARFVWNGRVYGVRRILEHWVTLRMDWTPARESQAPERRHWRVEAGTAQSQGVYELRHDTATGRWLLSRVWG